The DNA segment CCACCGGCGACGATCAGCCGGTCCGGGTCGAAGCCCAGTTCGGCGGCGTGCGCGGCGGTCCAGAGCAGGCCGGCGTAGCAGTCGTTCACCGGGCCGGGGTGGGGCGTCTCCGGGGCGAGCCGGTACTCCACCGAGACCACGACGAGGCCGAACCGCTCGGCCCAGTCCAGCATCTCGGGCACGCCGGTCCGGTTGTCGCCGAGGATCATCCCGCCGCCGTGGGTGTGGTAGACGCAGCCGAGCGTCCCGGTCGCCCCGGCCGGCCGGCAGATCAGCAGCGAGATGTCCGGGTCGCCGCCGAGACCGGGTACGGTGCGCTCCTCGACCGTGAACTTCCCGCCGCGCCGCAGGTCGTCGTCGCTGACCGGGGCGAGCGCCACGCCCTGCCGCATGATCGGGATCATCTCTCGCGTGAGCGCCGGGGGGAGCTGCTCGGCGATGGCGCTCAGCGCGGCGCCGAGTTCGGGATCGAACGGCACGACGGTCATGAACGGGCCTCCTCCACGAGGTGTGATCGGTGTCACCAGGATGATCGGCAGGCCCGGAGCGATCGAGCGCCACGCGGCGGAATCTCTCCGCCAGTTGGCGGGCGGGCGGGTCACTCGCCAAGGATGAGGTGATCGGCGACGAGCGGCCGGAGACTTGCGGCGGAACAGCACCACGGCCGGAGGTCAAGAACCTGCTGCTCGCACCGAAACAGTTCGCGGATTCCACCTGGCCGATGGCCGTCTCGGCGCGTTCCGGGCCAGGCTCACCGCCGACCTGGCCTTCCGGGACGGGCGGGACGGCCGGATCGACCGGCCGGCCGGCGACCGCGGTGACCACCCGCTGACCGGCCTCGTGCTCGCCGGCCATCTGGTGGTCGACGCCGGCCGGCCTTCCAGGAGCACCCGGCGGTCGAGCAGGTGGCCACCCGGGAGGCGCCGGCAACGTGCAGCTCGAGGTGCCGCCGTGGAATCGGCTCGGGCACGGGAACGACGCGGTGGAGGTCACCCATCTCGAGGTGCGCTGGCTCCTTGCCCGCGTAATCCTCAGCATGCTTTCCTTCCGGAGCGCGGTTTCCGTTACGGGGGCGGGGGCTGGACGCGGGAAACCGGTGGGATGGTGGCGGTGGAGCAGCGAATCGTGGGTGACGGCGAGCCGGTCAGCGGCCCGGCGTTGCTGCTTCCCCTGCTGGCGGCCAAGCTCGGGCGACCACGGATGCGGCCGGGTGTGGACCGGGAACGGCTGTGCGCGGCACTGGACGCCGCGGTCGCCTCGCCGGTCACCGTGGTCTGCGCGGGCGCCGGATGGGGCAAGACGATGCTGGTCTCGGCGTGGGCGCAGTCGCGGGAGACGCCGGTGGCATGGCTCAGCCTGGACCGGCACGACAACGATCCGCAGGTGTTCTGGGCCTATGTGGTCGCGGCGCTACGCGAGTCCGGCGTCGTCCCGGCCGGCAATCCGCTGGCCGGCATGGGTGCGATCCCGGCCGACGACGGTGAGCGCGTCCGCCGGCTGGCCGACGGGCTGAGCCGGCTGCCGTCGCCCGCGGTCCTGGTCGTCGACGACTTCCACGAGATCATCGACGCCCGGGTGCTGGCCGACCTCGCCGACCTGCTGCGGCATCCGCCGGCCGGACTGCGGCTCGTCCTGATCAGCCGGTCGCAGCCGGCGCTGCCCCTGCACCGCCTGCGGGCGGCCGGGCACGTCACCGAGATCGGGGCGGCGCAGCTCGCGTTCACCGGCGACGAGACGGCCACGCTGCTCGGCGGGTACGGGCTCGCCCGTAGCACCGGCGAGGTCGCCGAGCTGCTGGCCCGCACCGAGGGGTGGGCGGTCGGCCTGCACCTCAGCGCCGGTTTCCTCTCCGCGGGCGGGGACGAGCGGTCGGTGGCCGATTTCGCCGGCGACTCCCGGGGCGTGCTCGAATACATGATCCAGGAGGTGCTCTCCGGGCGATCCCGGCGGCAGCGGCGCTTCCTGCTGCAGACCAGCATCTGCGAGCGGGTCTGCGCCGGGCTGGCCGACGCGATCACCGCCGACCACGACGGCCAGCGCACCCTGGAGCGGCTGGAGCACGACAACGACTTCGTGGCCCGGCTCGGCGAGCGGCCGCTGTGGTTCCGCTACCATCCGCTGTTCCGGGAGGCGCTCGGCCACAACCTGCTGCGCGAGACCCCGGCGACCATCTCCGAGCTGCACCGCCGCGCCGCCCGCTGGCATGCCGGCAACAATTCCGTGCTGGAGGCCTTGGAGCACGCGATCGCGGCCCGCGACTGGCCGTACGTCGGCCGCGTCGTCACCGGCCAGGCCGGGCTGCTCGTCCTCTCCGCCCACCGCGGGCAGCTGGTCCGGATCCTCGAACAGGTGCCGCCGGAGCAGCTGACCACCACCCCGGAGCTGATGGTCTGCGGCGCTGTGCTGATCTTCCACGCCGGCGACTACGACGCGATCCCGGCACGGCTCAGCTACGCCCGTGAGCAGCTGCGCCGCAGGCCGGAGAGCGACACCCGGCGTCCGGCCGAGGTCATGATGCTGACCCTGCAGCTGGCGGCGGACCGGTCGGCCGGTGACATGCCGGCCATCGTCGAGGGCTGCGACGACCTGCTGCAGCTGATCACCGAGGACGCCGGGACGGACGCCGCCGTGGTGGCGCGGTACCGGGCGATCGCCCTGAACAACCGTGGCCTGGCCCGGCTCTGGCTCGGCGACGTCGGCGGGGCGAGCCGGGACCTGTGGGCGGCGATCGGGGCGGCCCGGGCGGCGGGACTGGAACTGGTGGAGATCAACGCGGCCGGGCACCTCGCTCTGCTGCAGGTGTGGCACGGGTCGGTCCGGGAGGCGGGCCGGCTCGCCGCGGACGCCCGGGAGACCGCCGCCCGCCGGGGCT comes from the Actinoplanes sp. OR16 genome and includes:
- a CDS encoding alpha/beta hydrolase, with translation MTVVPFDPELGAALSAIAEQLPPALTREMIPIMRQGVALAPVSDDDLRRGGKFTVEERTVPGLGGDPDISLLICRPAGATGTLGCVYHTHGGGMILGDNRTGVPEMLDWAERFGLVVVSVEYRLAPETPHPGPVNDCYAGLLWTAAHAAELGFDPDRLIVAGGSAGGGLAAALALMARDRGGPALLGQMLIYPMLDDRNDTPSAVQMAGLGIWDRTANETGWGALLGESAGGPDVSPYAAPARATDLSGLPPAFIDVGSAETFRDEDVAYASRIWQAGGRAELHVWPGAFHGFDSMVPSAALSQDARDARVRWLNRLFSK
- a CDS encoding LuxR C-terminal-related transcriptional regulator is translated as MEQRIVGDGEPVSGPALLLPLLAAKLGRPRMRPGVDRERLCAALDAAVASPVTVVCAGAGWGKTMLVSAWAQSRETPVAWLSLDRHDNDPQVFWAYVVAALRESGVVPAGNPLAGMGAIPADDGERVRRLADGLSRLPSPAVLVVDDFHEIIDARVLADLADLLRHPPAGLRLVLISRSQPALPLHRLRAAGHVTEIGAAQLAFTGDETATLLGGYGLARSTGEVAELLARTEGWAVGLHLSAGFLSAGGDERSVADFAGDSRGVLEYMIQEVLSGRSRRQRRFLLQTSICERVCAGLADAITADHDGQRTLERLEHDNDFVARLGERPLWFRYHPLFREALGHNLLRETPATISELHRRAARWHAGNNSVLEALEHAIAARDWPYVGRVVTGQAGLLVLSAHRGQLVRILEQVPPEQLTTTPELMVCGAVLIFHAGDYDAIPARLSYAREQLRRRPESDTRRPAEVMMLTLQLAADRSAGDMPAIVEGCDDLLQLITEDAGTDAAVVARYRAIALNNRGLARLWLGDVGGASRDLWAAIGAARAAGLELVEINAAGHLALLQVWHGSVREAGRLAADARETAARRGWQNTVQAVAAHLAGALVHLERNELGAAEEAAADGALAYHTDPEIAQQIVLSGVQARLAVAAGDAAKARFLLEAARSDRGGRVRLPHLDDWLSEVEAEAGGPGGGDGFRTRVVRAGAALASRDLRLAEDLLATEPRGILPVVTEVEARVVGALVADARGQASRAAELLTAAVSLAEREGVRRPFVTYAGGRLGELLHRLRLSNSDVTAFLDQVDAGIRATGKAARSLGLSEREADVLRCLPTMMTAAEIGAELSISVNTVKAHMRAIYRKLGVARRGEAVVLARENGLI